Proteins encoded in a region of the Dehalococcoidia bacterium genome:
- a CDS encoding zeta toxin family protein, with translation MKQKLIIIGGPNGSGKTTFASELVRSYKSYGKVPFLNADEIEKELSLDSMSAGRELIKRLSTLIDEGSSLIVESTLSGTSLRRTVQKARDRAYKVGIIYISLETEQLALKRINQRVMSGGHAIPPRDVIRRYRRSKNNFWNIYRQFAHDWYLCDNSESVFELVAFGEGDDYHYHVVNDYRLRAFLSGIS, from the coding sequence TTGAAACAGAAACTGATCATTATCGGTGGCCCGAACGGTTCGGGAAAGACCACTTTCGCATCTGAACTTGTTCGTTCCTATAAATCCTATGGCAAGGTGCCGTTCTTGAATGCAGATGAAATCGAAAAGGAACTGTCTTTGGATAGCATGTCTGCCGGAAGAGAGCTCATCAAAAGGCTAAGCACCCTCATCGATGAAGGCAGCAGTCTCATTGTTGAATCGACTCTATCAGGGACATCTCTTCGAAGAACGGTTCAAAAAGCCAGGGATCGTGCTTACAAAGTAGGGATCATCTATATTTCCCTCGAAACCGAACAGCTCGCGCTCAAACGGATCAACCAGAGGGTGATGAGCGGAGGGCATGCCATTCCCCCAAGAGATGTGATCCGGAGATACAGGCGTAGCAAGAACAACTTCTGGAATATCTATCGGCAGTTCGCTCATGACTGGTATTTATGTGACAATTCGGAGAGCGTTTTTGAACTTGTTGCATTTGGAGAAGGAGACGATTATCATTATCATGTTGTCAACGATTACCGCCTCAGGGCATTCTTATCAGGAATTTCTTAG